The proteins below are encoded in one region of Streptomyces roseirectus:
- a CDS encoding metallopeptidase family protein — protein sequence MESPVPPRAAAPGPRRRDRHGRGMRGPIAPPQVPLAASRAELFADLVQDSVERLERRWPQLADIDFMVLEVPRLDGPEGPWNDEAVPLGGIAPASGGRRARVVVYRRPVEIRTKGRDERAALVHEIVVEQVAELLGLTPETVDPRYGED from the coding sequence ATGGAGAGCCCCGTACCGCCCCGTGCCGCAGCCCCCGGGCCCCGCCGCCGTGACCGCCACGGGCGGGGCATGCGCGGTCCGATCGCGCCGCCCCAGGTGCCGCTCGCGGCGAGCCGTGCCGAGCTGTTCGCCGATCTCGTGCAGGACTCGGTGGAGCGTCTCGAGCGGCGCTGGCCGCAGCTCGCGGACATCGACTTCATGGTCCTCGAAGTGCCCCGCCTCGACGGCCCCGAGGGGCCCTGGAACGACGAGGCGGTGCCGCTCGGCGGGATCGCCCCGGCGTCCGGCGGGCGCCGCGCGCGGGTGGTCGTCTACCGGCGGCCGGTGGAGATCCGCACGAAGGGCCGCGACGAGCGGGCCGCCCTGGTCCACGAGATCGTCGTCGAGCAGGTCGCCGAGCTGCTGGGGCTGACGCCGGAGACGGTCGATCCCCGGTACGGCGAGGACTGA
- a CDS encoding DUF3499 domain-containing protein has translation MESRRGPLKSAVPSNVVSPVRRCSRTACGRPAVATLTYVYADSTAVLGPLATYAEPHCYDLCAEHSERLTAPRGWEVVRLLDGSAPARPSGDDLEALANAVREAARPQERAAGGASGRAADPMEVARRGHLRVLRSPES, from the coding sequence GTGGAGAGTCGTCGCGGCCCGCTCAAGAGTGCGGTACCGTCCAACGTCGTGAGCCCTGTACGTCGCTGTTCGCGCACCGCCTGCGGCCGACCCGCCGTCGCGACGCTGACGTACGTCTACGCCGACTCGACGGCCGTCCTCGGCCCGCTCGCGACCTACGCCGAGCCCCACTGCTACGACCTGTGCGCCGAGCACTCCGAGCGCCTGACGGCCCCGCGCGGCTGGGAAGTCGTCCGCCTCCTCGACGGCTCCGCGCCCGCGCGACCCAGCGGCGACGACCTCGAAGCCCTCGCCAACGCCGTACGCGAAGCGGCCCGCCCCCAGGAACGCGCCGCCGGCGGCGCCTCCGGCCGAGCGGCCGACCCCATGGAGGTCGCCCGCCGGGGCCACCTCCGCGTCCTGCGCTCCCCGGAGTCCTGA
- a CDS encoding Trm112 family protein, with protein sequence MPLVEPALLDILACPSCHAPLTEQDTDLVCTSPDCALAYPVRDGIPVLLVDEARKPE encoded by the coding sequence GTGCCGCTCGTCGAACCCGCCCTCCTGGACATCCTCGCCTGCCCGTCCTGCCACGCCCCCCTGACGGAACAGGACACCGACCTCGTCTGTACGAGCCCCGACTGCGCCCTCGCCTACCCGGTCCGCGACGGCATCCCGGTCCTCCTGGTGGACGAGGCCCGCAAGCCGGAGTAG
- a CDS encoding SIS domain-containing protein — MLDESLLDTPEALAEADRRALLRGAAEAGARVRTAARHATEAGVPQLKPDGRPRGILIAGPGAAATCVADLLGTLAGAACPVTRLAPTGVAPAPGALRWDLPGWAGSVDLLLIATPDGTEPGLALLAEQAYRRGCTVVAVAPTRTPLAEATGASHSLFIPLATAAYDQEAQPLTASAPGVLWALLTPLLALLDRIGLVTAPADTLERIADRLDHVAERCGPAVATYSNPAKTLAGELADALPVIWTEGVSAGPAGRRFAAALAELAGRPALIAELPEALAAHSALLAGPLAAGADPDDFFRDRVDDPPALHARVVLLRDRPSGGLSAAPAARDLALGHDTPISELDPEEGAELETLAELIAITDFAAVYLALAAGA, encoded by the coding sequence ATGCTCGACGAATCCCTCCTCGACACGCCGGAGGCCCTTGCCGAGGCCGATCGCCGGGCCCTCCTGCGCGGCGCGGCGGAGGCGGGCGCCAGGGTCCGCACGGCGGCACGGCACGCGACGGAGGCAGGCGTACCCCAGCTGAAGCCGGACGGCCGCCCGCGCGGCATCCTGATCGCGGGCCCCGGCGCGGCGGCGACCTGCGTGGCCGACCTCCTGGGCACCCTCGCGGGCGCCGCCTGCCCGGTCACCCGCCTCGCCCCCACCGGCGTCGCCCCGGCACCGGGAGCCCTCCGCTGGGACCTCCCCGGCTGGGCGGGCTCGGTGGACCTCCTGCTGATCGCCACCCCGGACGGCACGGAACCGGGCCTGGCCCTCCTGGCGGAACAGGCGTACCGACGCGGCTGCACGGTCGTCGCCGTCGCCCCCACCCGCACCCCCCTCGCGGAGGCCACAGGAGCCTCGCACAGCCTCTTCATCCCGCTCGCGACGGCCGCGTACGACCAGGAGGCCCAACCACTCACGGCGTCGGCCCCCGGCGTCCTGTGGGCCCTGCTGACGCCCCTCCTGGCCCTCCTGGACCGCATCGGCCTCGTGACGGCCCCCGCGGACACCCTGGAGCGCATCGCCGACCGCCTGGACCACGTCGCCGAACGCTGCGGCCCGGCCGTCGCGACGTACAGCAACCCGGCGAAGACCCTGGCCGGCGAACTGGCGGACGCGCTCCCGGTGATCTGGACGGAAGGCGTCTCCGCGGGCCCGGCGGGCCGCCGTTTCGCCGCGGCCCTGGCCGAACTCGCCGGCCGCCCCGCCCTGATCGCGGAACTCCCCGAGGCCCTGGCCGCCCACAGCGCCCTCCTGGCCGGCCCGCTGGCCGCCGGCGCCGACCCGGACGATTTCTTCCGCGACCGCGTCGACGACCCGCCCGCCCTGCACGCACGCGTGGTGCTCCTGCGCGACCGCCCCAGCGGCGGCCTCAGCGCCGCCCCCGCGGCCCGTGACCTGGCCCTCGGCCACGACACGCCGATCAGCGAACTCGACCCGGAAGAGGGCGCCGAACTGGAGACCCTGGCCGAGCTGATCGCCATCACGGATTTCGCCGCCGTTTACCTCGCGCTCGCCGCCGGCGCCTGA